Proteins encoded within one genomic window of uncultured Draconibacterium sp.:
- a CDS encoding histidine phosphatase family protein, translating into MATEITIIRHGETMWNVQKRIQGQRNSKLSENGITQAELVAKALAKREFDVLISSDLERALETANIINKQLLIPHKYSANLRERSFGIFEGKNFAEIEEKYPEEYRRYKERNPEFVVPGGESLQQLYQRVTSEIEAIAHKFKDQNVLIVSHGLVLEMMMYKTFNLKLDEPRTFSINNSSISSFYIDEDNWFLKEWGVIEHLFSVNVLNEL; encoded by the coding sequence ATGGCTACAGAAATTACAATAATACGACACGGAGAAACGATGTGGAATGTGCAGAAACGCATACAGGGGCAGCGTAACAGTAAACTCTCTGAAAATGGGATTACACAGGCTGAACTTGTTGCAAAGGCACTGGCAAAACGTGAGTTCGATGTTCTTATAAGCAGCGACCTTGAGCGAGCTCTGGAAACTGCAAATATTATAAACAAGCAACTTTTGATACCGCACAAATACAGTGCAAATTTACGCGAGCGTTCTTTTGGCATTTTTGAAGGAAAGAACTTTGCCGAAATCGAAGAAAAGTACCCCGAAGAATATCGACGTTATAAAGAGCGAAATCCCGAATTTGTAGTTCCCGGTGGAGAAAGTCTTCAGCAACTTTATCAGCGTGTAACATCTGAAATTGAAGCTATTGCCCATAAGTTTAAGGATCAGAACGTACTGATTGTTTCGCATGGTTTGGTGTTAGAGATGATGATGTATAAAACCTTTAACTTAAAGTTGGATGAGCCACGGACTTTCTCAATAAATAATTCTTCCATCAGCTCGTTTTACATCGACGAGGACAATTGGTTTTTAAAAGAATGGGGCGTAATTGAACACCTGTTTTCGGTGAATGTATTGAATGAACTTTAA
- the mltG gene encoding endolytic transglycosylase MltG — protein MSIEQKSRAMTFPRVGKFIIIFFAIAFILAGARGYQLYRYIFEENVNHDYVILITDEDDLKSISEKLEKDEVLTNMKAFKWVAKKKKYTDYMRPGRYELKKGMNTNELVNMLRSGAQSPVDITFNNVRFKEELAGKVSKYIKADSTSILQLFSDEQQIADWGFTEENFRAMFIPNTYEMYWTTSAEEFAQRMKTEYDRFWNDTRTKQATKMGLTPQQVVTLASIVQSETIKPDELKTVAGLYINRLNKGIALQADPTIKYAVGDYSIKRVLNKHLEIDSPYNTYKYAGLPPGPICFPEITSIDAVLNYEDHNYLYMCAREDFSGYHNFARTLSQHNRNAKKYRDALNERRIYK, from the coding sequence ATGTCGATTGAACAGAAAAGCCGTGCCATGACTTTCCCGCGAGTTGGAAAATTCATTATAATATTTTTTGCGATTGCCTTTATTCTTGCCGGAGCAAGAGGTTATCAGCTTTACCGTTACATTTTTGAAGAAAATGTAAATCATGATTACGTAATACTTATTACCGACGAAGATGATCTGAAAAGCATTAGCGAGAAACTGGAAAAGGATGAGGTTTTAACGAACATGAAAGCCTTTAAATGGGTAGCCAAAAAGAAAAAATATACCGATTACATGCGCCCTGGCCGTTACGAGTTGAAGAAAGGAATGAACACCAACGAATTAGTAAACATGCTTCGCAGCGGTGCACAATCGCCGGTAGATATCACCTTTAACAATGTTCGTTTTAAAGAGGAACTGGCCGGGAAAGTGAGCAAATACATCAAAGCCGACTCGACCTCAATTTTACAACTGTTTTCAGATGAACAACAGATTGCAGACTGGGGATTTACCGAAGAAAATTTCCGTGCCATGTTTATTCCAAACACATACGAAATGTATTGGACAACATCGGCCGAAGAGTTTGCCCAACGTATGAAAACCGAATATGATCGTTTTTGGAACGACACCCGCACAAAGCAGGCGACTAAAATGGGCCTGACACCGCAGCAGGTGGTTACGCTGGCTTCAATCGTTCAGTCTGAAACCATAAAACCTGATGAGTTAAAAACAGTAGCCGGATTGTACATCAACCGCCTTAATAAAGGTATTGCATTGCAAGCCGATCCTACCATTAAATATGCTGTTGGCGATTACTCCATTAAGCGGGTTTTGAACAAACATCTCGAAATAGATTCGCCCTACAACACTTACAAATATGCAGGTTTGCCACCGGGGCCGATTTGTTTCCCGGAAATTACATCAATTGATGCTGTGCTGAATTACGAAGATCACAACTATCTTTATATGTGTGCCCGCGAAGATTTTTCGGGGTACCACAATTTTGCACGAACCTTGAGTCAGCACAACCGGAATGCAAAAAAATACCGCGATGCACTGAACGAACGACGCATTTATAAATAA
- a CDS encoding FprA family A-type flavoprotein, translating to MLQVNLAEDIYYLGFNDRRTHLFENIWPIPHGVSYNSYLIVDEKIALVDTVERAFIDDYLDAIEEIIGDHEVDYLIINHMEPDHSGALKAIVHRYPNITLVGNKKTFGFVESYYMKPENVHLVHDDHVLDLGKHKLQFQMIPMVHWPETMVTFEETNQILFSGDAFGSYGTMDGGIFDDEINLDFYEVEVMRYFTNIVGKYCPHTQRAIKKLAGLEIKMIAATHGPIWRSDLNWILKRYNKWSSYDLDRGVVIVYGSMYGNTKKMAETIARQISVRGIKNIRVYDASKTHSSYIINDIFKYKGFIVGSAAYNNAMFPNVETLLTTIEHMAPKDHLLGIFGNYSWNGGGVKNLKTFAEKIKWDMVYEPIEEKGNMKVQTQEELIKLADAMADKLLEMPAPEKI from the coding sequence ATGCTACAAGTAAATCTTGCAGAAGATATTTATTATTTGGGATTTAACGACCGCCGTACTCACTTGTTCGAGAACATCTGGCCAATCCCGCACGGGGTTTCGTATAACAGTTATTTGATTGTTGATGAAAAGATCGCTTTAGTTGATACTGTTGAGCGTGCGTTTATCGACGATTACCTTGATGCTATTGAAGAGATTATTGGCGACCACGAGGTGGATTACCTGATCATTAACCACATGGAACCCGACCACTCGGGAGCGTTAAAAGCGATCGTTCATCGTTACCCGAATATTACACTTGTAGGTAATAAAAAGACTTTTGGTTTTGTGGAATCATACTACATGAAACCTGAAAATGTACACCTGGTACACGACGATCATGTGCTTGACCTGGGAAAACACAAGTTGCAATTTCAGATGATTCCGATGGTGCACTGGCCGGAAACTATGGTGACTTTCGAAGAAACCAACCAGATTCTGTTCTCGGGAGATGCTTTTGGTAGCTACGGAACTATGGACGGTGGTATTTTCGACGACGAGATCAACCTTGATTTCTACGAAGTGGAAGTGATGCGTTACTTTACCAATATTGTTGGTAAATATTGCCCGCATACACAGCGTGCCATTAAAAAACTGGCTGGACTGGAGATTAAAATGATTGCGGCAACGCACGGTCCTATCTGGCGTAGCGACCTCAATTGGATTTTAAAACGCTACAACAAATGGAGTTCGTACGATTTAGATCGTGGGGTTGTTATCGTTTACGGATCAATGTACGGAAACACCAAAAAAATGGCGGAAACCATTGCCCGTCAGATTTCGGTGCGAGGTATCAAAAACATTCGTGTTTACGATGCTTCAAAAACACACTCATCGTATATCATCAACGATATTTTTAAATACAAAGGATTTATTGTGGGTAGCGCAGCCTATAACAATGCTATGTTCCCGAATGTGGAGACATTGCTTACAACTATTGAGCACATGGCGCCGAAAGACCACCTGCTTGGTATTTTTGGTAACTACTCGTGGAACGGCGGTGGCGTGAAGAACCTGAAAACTTTTGCCGAAAAAATTAAGTGGGATATGGTTTACGAACCTATCGAAGAAAAAGGCAATATGAAGGTTCAAACTCAGGAAGAGTTGATTAAACTGGCAGACGCAATGGCTGATAAATTGTTGGAAATGCCTGCGCCGGAAAAGATTTAA
- a CDS encoding glycoside hydrolase family 2 TIM barrel-domain containing protein produces MKKLLTLVFCLCATTLFAQNKIWEDPAYIAKNKLPGRATSYSYKSAGDALKCDRETSRMISLNGTWKFNFVEKSENRPLEFYKQDVSDWNDIEVPSNWEMAGYGTPIYVNAGYPFRPQLPAEIEKDPLAWYKENYDVPDGLSMEELYRRFYADVASKVVPNPPYITRDNPVGSYVRTFTIPEGWSDKKIVLHFGGVSSAMFVYVNGQKVGYSQDSRLPAEFDITEFVKPGENKVAVQVFRWCDGSYLEDQDHWRMSGIHREVMVMAQPKVAIEDFFVRTRLDANYQDALLQIRPTLTRGADVDTKGWTLEAELYCPQNNKVLTEPIAKDVNDIIYEGYPQRDNVYFGLLEEKITSPELWSAEKPTLYTVVLTLKDADGNVVEARSAKIGFREIETKNGQLYVNGKSIKLYGVNRHDHDHERGKSVTREDMENDVLLMKRFNFNAVRTSHYPNDPYFYDMCDKYGIYVLDEANIETHGLMGYLTNQSEWHMAFQDRVVRMVERDKNHPSIIGWSLGNESGSGPNHAGAAGWVKDFDPTRFIHYEGAQGQPEHPDYTAYGSEEFRKKGRTANPTDPLYVDVISRMYANLEDLEALAKSPYISRPIMECEYAHAMGNSLGNFQEYWDLMHSYPNLIGGFIWDWIDQGILTTDENGKEFFAYGGDFGDQPNDNNFCMNGVIASDRTPKPQTWEAKYVMQPVQITAVDLKNGLIRLLSRFNFANLNEYKVSWTLSEDATEIQSGTLEGLSLNPGASKVVEIPFNDINPKENTEYWLRISVQLKEDKNWARTGHELAKQQFKLPFKTEATIKEIASNNITFDETDEEIIIGGKNFKASISKKSGLIESYEAGNKQVITSALKPYFWRPLTDNDERGWRAQQRIAIWKDLPGMLSVTDMNADVSSASISVELAYEELSLKLRYTFANNGTVDVKFDLSIPEEMPEPIRVGMSMGVSTQLQQMSFYGKGPFENYSDRNGGADVEIYDGTVDDFYYNYTKPQESSNHTCVRWLALTNTNSGLMVLGETPLQTSVWPYTAENIYEAQHPTELEKADALTVNISNKMAGVGGNDSWSINARPIDKYRLLEKAYSYEFKLVPLSKAKDLQQIYRDTK; encoded by the coding sequence ATGAAAAAACTGCTCACCCTGGTGTTTTGCCTGTGTGCCACCACCCTTTTTGCCCAAAACAAAATTTGGGAAGACCCCGCTTATATTGCAAAAAACAAACTTCCCGGAAGAGCCACTTCCTATTCATACAAATCAGCTGGCGACGCCTTAAAATGCGATCGCGAAACGTCGAGAATGATTTCACTGAACGGAACATGGAAGTTCAATTTTGTTGAGAAGTCGGAAAATCGTCCTTTGGAATTCTATAAACAGGATGTTTCGGACTGGAATGATATCGAAGTTCCTTCGAACTGGGAAATGGCAGGTTACGGCACACCTATTTATGTAAACGCCGGCTATCCTTTCCGTCCGCAACTACCTGCCGAAATTGAAAAAGATCCGCTTGCCTGGTACAAGGAAAACTATGATGTCCCGGACGGCCTTTCGATGGAAGAACTCTACCGTCGTTTTTATGCCGATGTAGCTTCAAAAGTAGTCCCAAATCCGCCTTATATTACACGCGATAACCCGGTTGGGTCGTACGTTCGTACTTTTACCATTCCGGAAGGCTGGAGCGATAAAAAAATTGTTTTGCATTTTGGTGGCGTAAGTTCTGCTATGTTTGTTTATGTAAACGGGCAAAAAGTGGGTTACAGTCAGGACAGCCGTCTGCCTGCCGAATTTGATATTACAGAATTTGTAAAGCCGGGCGAGAACAAAGTTGCTGTGCAGGTTTTCCGTTGGTGCGATGGCAGCTACCTGGAAGATCAGGATCACTGGCGCATGAGTGGAATTCACCGCGAAGTGATGGTGATGGCACAACCCAAAGTGGCCATTGAAGACTTTTTTGTTCGCACCCGTTTGGATGCCAATTACCAGGATGCACTGCTGCAAATAAGACCAACACTTACACGCGGAGCCGATGTTGACACAAAAGGTTGGACACTGGAAGCAGAATTGTACTGCCCGCAAAATAATAAGGTTTTAACAGAGCCGATCGCCAAAGATGTTAACGATATAATTTACGAAGGATATCCGCAACGCGACAATGTGTATTTCGGCTTACTGGAAGAAAAAATCACCAGCCCTGAATTGTGGTCGGCAGAGAAACCGACACTTTATACTGTGGTTCTCACTTTAAAAGATGCAGATGGAAATGTTGTTGAAGCACGTTCTGCAAAAATCGGGTTCCGCGAAATAGAGACAAAAAACGGGCAGCTGTATGTAAACGGAAAATCCATAAAATTATATGGTGTTAACCGTCACGACCACGACCACGAACGTGGGAAATCAGTTACCCGCGAAGATATGGAGAATGATGTCTTGCTGATGAAACGTTTTAATTTTAATGCAGTTCGTACAAGCCACTACCCTAACGATCCATATTTCTACGACATGTGCGACAAATACGGAATTTATGTACTTGACGAGGCCAATATTGAAACACACGGTTTAATGGGCTATCTCACCAACCAATCGGAATGGCACATGGCATTTCAGGATCGTGTAGTTCGTATGGTAGAACGCGATAAAAACCACCCGTCGATTATTGGCTGGTCGCTTGGTAACGAGTCGGGATCAGGACCAAACCACGCCGGAGCTGCCGGATGGGTAAAAGATTTCGATCCTACACGTTTTATCCATTACGAAGGAGCACAGGGGCAACCAGAGCATCCGGATTACACCGCTTACGGTTCGGAGGAGTTCAGAAAAAAAGGAAGAACCGCCAATCCTACCGATCCGCTTTATGTTGATGTAATCAGCCGCATGTATGCGAATCTTGAGGATTTGGAAGCGCTGGCAAAAAGCCCGTATATCAGTCGTCCGATTATGGAGTGCGAATATGCACACGCCATGGGTAACTCGCTGGGTAATTTCCAGGAATACTGGGATTTGATGCACAGCTACCCGAATTTGATCGGAGGATTTATCTGGGACTGGATCGATCAGGGAATACTGACAACCGATGAGAATGGAAAAGAATTTTTTGCCTACGGTGGCGATTTTGGCGATCAGCCTAACGACAATAACTTCTGCATGAACGGAGTAATTGCATCCGACCGCACACCAAAACCACAAACCTGGGAGGCAAAATATGTAATGCAGCCTGTACAAATTACTGCTGTTGATCTGAAAAACGGATTAATACGCTTACTCAGTCGTTTCAATTTTGCCAACTTAAACGAATACAAAGTCAGCTGGACTTTAAGCGAAGATGCAACAGAAATTCAATCAGGAACGTTGGAAGGTTTGAGCCTTAATCCGGGAGCCAGCAAAGTGGTTGAAATTCCATTTAATGATATTAATCCAAAAGAAAATACCGAATATTGGCTTCGAATAAGTGTTCAACTTAAGGAGGATAAAAACTGGGCGAGAACTGGTCATGAACTGGCTAAACAACAGTTTAAACTTCCATTTAAGACAGAAGCTACTATAAAAGAAATAGCTTCCAACAATATTACTTTCGATGAAACCGATGAAGAGATTATTATAGGCGGTAAAAATTTTAAAGCGAGTATCAGCAAAAAAAGTGGATTGATCGAGAGCTACGAAGCAGGAAATAAGCAAGTCATCACATCAGCGCTGAAACCTTATTTCTGGAGACCATTAACTGACAACGACGAACGTGGCTGGAGGGCACAACAACGCATTGCTATTTGGAAAGATCTTCCCGGAATGCTAAGTGTAACTGATATGAATGCTGATGTTTCTTCTGCGAGTATTTCTGTAGAATTAGCTTACGAGGAATTGAGCCTAAAATTACGCTACACTTTTGCCAACAACGGAACTGTTGATGTAAAATTTGATCTGTCGATACCGGAAGAAATGCCAGAGCCAATTCGCGTAGGCATGAGTATGGGAGTTTCAACCCAACTGCAACAAATGAGCTTTTATGGCAAAGGTCCATTTGAAAATTATTCGGACAGAAATGGTGGCGCCGATGTAGAGATTTATGACGGCACTGTGGATGATTTCTATTACAATTACACTAAACCGCAGGAAAGCAGCAACCACACCTGTGTGCGCTGGCTGGCACTTACCAATACGAACTCGGGATTGATGGTCCTTGGCGAAACTCCACTGCAAACTTCAGTTTGGCCATACACTGCCGAAAATATTTATGAGGCACAACACCCTACAGAACTGGAAAAGGCAGATGCTTTAACGGTGAATATCAGCAACAAAATGGCTGGTGTTGGGGGTAACGATTCGTGGTCGATTAATGCGCGCCCAATCGACAAATACCGCTTGTTAGAAAAAGCGTACAGCTATGAATTTAAGCTGGTTCCGCTATCGAAAGCTAAAGATTTGCAACAAATTTATCGTGATACAAAATAG